The Bacteroides sp. AN502(2024) DNA segment TGTCTTTTATGTCCGAGATTGTTCTTGCCATATCCCAATTATTTAGCTTACAATAAAATCTATTTCTATTCCCATGAAGTTGATGCCCTCCTGTGCGAGTGCGGCCATTTCGTCCGCACTCAATGCCGTGGCGGGTTGCAGGTTCTGCACACTGTAACGGCGCACCGTGTCGGCATTTTCGACGGCAACCGTATCAAGAACCTGCCCGTCCTGCAAGGTATCTGTCAGGCTTATGCCGTTTGCTTCGGAAAGCCTGAAAGCGGCTTCCATGCTGCCCGAAGTCTCCACGGCCATGTCGAGCAGGCTCTGTCTGTCCTTTACTGTTACTTCCATCATTCCACTGTTATAATGTTATCTTCCGTTATGCTCACTTTCCGGACGTCAAGCCCGCAGGCCTCCAGCATTTTTTTTGACCTGACCCCGCCACATGACATCCACCTCGCCGCCAAGCATTTTTTTCACTTCGCCGCCAATAAGCGGAAATTCTTTCCACTCGCCACGCATGACAATAAGGACACCCTCGACAATCTGGCTGTCAGTGTTACCGATTACGACACTGCCGCGCTCTATCAGCAGGTCGCCACTTTCCGCGTCTATCAGTATGCCGTTCATCCGTGTTTCACTTTTTCGTTTTCATAATCACCCCGCTGTGTAGGCGTCAGCAGGTTGCCCGCCCAGTTCCCCGTCAATGCGGATAACGCCGCACCGCCATCCTGCGGAACGGCCACCCATGCGGAAAAGATGTTTTTCAACTCGTTGATGTCATTCTCTATGGCGTTGAAATGTTCAGTCAGCTGCTCGACCTTAACCGTGCCGCCGAAGCCGCCGCTGTTCAGTGTTATGCCCTCTGTTGTCAGTTCCGCACCGGTATCGTCGCCCATCAGCACGCGCACACCGTCTTTGTCGGCTGAAATCCGGGCGGTGTCGCCACTGATTACCACCTCGACGCTTTCCACTTCGTCGGTTAGCAACACCACCCCCGCAGCACCGTCGGCCACAAAACCGACAACCACATAACTACCCACTTTCGGGTACGTCACCACTCCGAACGTGCTTTCCTGATTGGCTTGCAGGTTCACGCCCAGAAGCGGCGCGCTTTCGTCCAATGGCGTGCAGTCCACCGTGCGCGCCGTCTTGTCCACGGTGTCCACCGTGCAGACAAGGCTCGCGCTCTGGCGGCCGCCCTGTGCCAACTGCCTGATGGTTTCTTTTATATTGTTCATTCTTCTACTCGTTGGCCGAGCGTGATTTCCTGACGGAAGCCGCCCGTGCCGTATTTGATTATATTTTTCTTTACCTGATAGACACCTTTTTTCTCGCCGTCTATCTTGATGCCGATGGCGTCCAGCTTATCGAGCAGACTGTAACCGAACGTCTTGAAACTGCCCGTAAGGCCGTCACGTTTAAGACGCTTGATTTCCTGCTGCGCCCACGCTTTGAGTTCGGCTTCCTGCTTGTTGTAGGTATGGAGGGTACGGTGTTCGCCGTCGGCGTCGCCCACCTCCACCCTGATTTTTTTGTTATTCGGCATTAGGCTGACCGCTTTGATGCGCAGCCGCATGTTTTCAGCCTTTTGCTGTTCCAGGTTCCGGTCGTCGATGATATTTACACCCGTGGCGAAAACCTGCGTCGGGCGGCTGTCCCTCTCGAACAGGACACTGCAATAAAGCACGGGGCTGCCGTCCTCGTAGCGGAAGAACGAGCGGACGCCGTTTTCCTGCAAGTGGCCGAGAAGCGATGCCACGGTGTCCGCCGTGACACGGTACTGGCCGAGGTTCTGTTCACCCATCACGCGCAGCGGGTAGTTCAGGCCTTGTTCTTTCAACAGGGTTTCAAGGTTCACGCTCTTGTAGGCTTTCTTCTGTGCCTGCATCTGTTTCAACTTGAACATTTCGTCCTCGCAGGTAATAACGACGGGCGTCTTAAAACCTACGTCACGCACGTAACCCACAAAGGTCAACTGCAAATCCCCGTCGTAGCCCAGCCACACTTTCACCCCGTCGCCGCGCTGCACGGGTATCTCGGCAGCACCGTCCCACTTGATTTTTTTGGGCAATGTCAGACGGCATTCATCCGTCACTTTTCGGTGTCGCGGGTGATTTCCACCTCCGTGACCTTTTCAAGCCGCCAAGACTTCGCGCCTGTGATTTCTATTTTTGCCGTCAGCCTGTACATCGTTTGAATGCCGTTTAATTACTGTTTAATACTCTGTACTGTACACGTTATAATCCCCGTCGCTCATGGCCGAAATGCTCGCGCTTTGGTAGTTGCTCGCCGTGTCCTGCGATACAGAAAAACTCTTTATCACGATACTACCGATGTCGAATATCTCTAAAAAGACGCTGTGCACGTCGATGGCCGCCTTTTCGTCGAAAAAGGCGCGAAGCTCGCGCAGCCCGTCTTCGGGTGTATTCGTCCAGCGATGACTCGCTCGGACAGCGACCACACCGACAACGATGTTTATCTGGTAGTCGCCCTCGTTGATGTATTCTTTCACCGTGCCGTCCATGCCGACCATACTGCGTGGTGACGATGTTTTTCGCGCGGCTGATGGCGCCACGTCGTAGGTGGCGAGCGTCTGGCCGTCTGCTCGCGCAGTGCATTTCGCATAACGCATACCGCCCCTCCCAATAACTTTTATCGGTTATCGGGCTGCTGACCTCGTGCGGAGTGATACCGCCACCGTGGCCGTCCCAATTAGGGGCTTGCCCCGTGCGCGAGGGTTGCATCCTGTACAGCAGCCCTTTCGCCTGTGTGGCCGCGCCCGCAGCTATGAACATGAAACTTATCGGTGTCATAC contains these protein-coding regions:
- a CDS encoding DUF6046 domain-containing protein, whose protein sequence is MRYAKCTARADGQTLATYDVAPSAARKTSSPRSMVGMDGTVKEYINEGDYQINIVVGVVAVRASHRWTNTPEDGLRELRAFFDEKAAIDVHSVFLEIFDIGSIVIKSFSVSQDTASNYQSASISAMSDGDYNVYSTEY